One genomic window of Fundidesulfovibrio soli includes the following:
- a CDS encoding ABC transporter ATP-binding protein, giving the protein MDAVIEAVGLRKHFGTFAAVDGLDMRVPRGSVYGLLGPNGAGKTSTIRMVYGFSPKTGGELRVFGQDIDVHWRSIRARIGVCQQENTLDPDLTVEQNMLAFAGYFAMDSATARARSAELLEFFSLDTRRKDDVRDLSGGMARRLMLARALVNAPELVILDEPTTGLDPQSRHQLWDRLLDLRAQGLTIFITTHYMDEAAILCDELLIMDNGKALVRGTPAALIASHSGKAVLEITNPDESTRAAAEASSLDTEDFGRRVLVFAEDFSELEALRAALPPGQHVLRPSTLEDVFLRLTGRELRE; this is encoded by the coding sequence ATGGACGCCGTGATCGAGGCCGTGGGCCTGCGCAAACATTTCGGAACTTTCGCCGCCGTGGACGGGCTGGACATGCGGGTGCCGCGCGGCAGCGTCTACGGCCTGCTGGGGCCCAACGGGGCCGGCAAGACCTCCACCATCCGCATGGTCTACGGGTTCAGCCCCAAAACCGGTGGCGAACTGCGCGTGTTCGGGCAGGACATCGACGTCCACTGGCGCTCCATCAGGGCGCGCATCGGGGTCTGCCAGCAGGAGAACACCCTGGACCCCGACCTCACCGTGGAGCAGAACATGCTGGCCTTCGCAGGCTATTTCGCCATGGACTCCGCCACGGCCCGGGCGCGCTCCGCCGAACTGCTGGAGTTCTTCTCTCTGGATACCCGCCGCAAGGACGACGTGCGCGACCTCTCCGGCGGCATGGCCCGCAGGCTCATGCTGGCCCGCGCCCTGGTCAACGCCCCGGAACTGGTCATCCTGGACGAGCCCACCACCGGGCTGGACCCGCAGTCGCGCCACCAGCTCTGGGACAGGCTGCTGGACCTGCGCGCACAGGGCCTGACCATCTTCATCACCACCCACTACATGGACGAGGCCGCCATCCTCTGCGACGAACTGCTGATCATGGACAACGGGAAAGCGCTGGTGCGCGGTACCCCTGCCGCGCTGATCGCCTCCCATTCGGGCAAGGCCGTGCTGGAGATCACCAACCCCGACGAGTCCACCCGGGCCGCCGCCGAGGCGTCCTCCCTCGATACGGAGGACTTCGGGCGACGCGTGCTGGTCTTCGCCGAGGACTTCTCCGAACTGGAGGCGCTGCGGGCCGCCCTGCCTCCCGGGCAGCACGTGCTGCGCCCCTCCACCCTGGAGGACGTCTTCCTGCGCCTCACCGGCAGGGAGCTGCGCGAATGA
- a CDS encoding ABC transporter permease: protein MKMLSRISSRLWRVWARNLMVYLRTWKVNFIPPMAEPVLYILAFGAGIGGLVGSVRVDGASVPYTAYIAPGLIAASVMWQSFYENTYSSFVRMFYQKTFDAMLATPLSLEDVITAEIVWGATKSVASTVLMGTVIACFGLISLPDGLWLIPLSALGGLAFGSVAMWLTGLTPTIEMFNLPIFLFITPMFLFSGAFFPVEGLPAWASGLAQLLPLYHLTQASRALCLGTATAKIWWNAAYLALFTVVFYPLAVEAMRKRLIK, encoded by the coding sequence ATGAAGATGCTCTCGAGAATCTCGTCGCGCCTGTGGCGGGTCTGGGCGCGCAACCTGATGGTCTACCTGCGCACCTGGAAGGTCAACTTCATACCGCCCATGGCCGAGCCGGTGCTCTACATCCTGGCCTTCGGCGCGGGCATCGGCGGGCTTGTGGGCAGCGTGCGCGTGGACGGCGCGTCCGTGCCGTACACCGCCTACATCGCCCCGGGCCTCATCGCGGCCTCGGTGATGTGGCAGTCCTTCTACGAGAACACCTACTCGTCCTTCGTGCGCATGTTCTACCAGAAGACCTTCGACGCCATGCTGGCCACACCCCTCTCCCTGGAGGACGTGATCACGGCGGAGATCGTCTGGGGGGCGACCAAGTCGGTTGCCAGCACGGTGCTCATGGGCACGGTCATCGCCTGCTTCGGGCTGATCTCGCTGCCGGACGGGCTCTGGCTGATCCCGCTCTCGGCGCTGGGCGGGCTGGCTTTCGGGTCTGTGGCCATGTGGCTCACCGGGCTGACCCCCACCATCGAGATGTTCAACCTGCCCATCTTCCTGTTCATCACGCCCATGTTCCTGTTCAGCGGAGCGTTCTTCCCGGTGGAGGGCCTGCCTGCCTGGGCCTCGGGCCTGGCGCAGCTGCTGCCGCTCTACCACCTGACGCAGGCCAGCCGCGCCCTGTGCCTGGGCACGGCCACGGCGAAGATCTGGTGGAATGCGGCCTACCTGGCCCTGTTCACGGTGGTGTTCTACCCGCTGGCCGTGGAGGCCATGAGGAAGCGGCTGATCAAGTAG